One region of Deinococcus malanensis genomic DNA includes:
- a CDS encoding PRC and DUF2382 domain-containing protein: MARLIPLSEITSRHADVLGNDYYDPTGSTAYGMNGERLGTVRGALAEPETGRIRHLIVDAGGWFSSKEVLIPVGMARIEGDGVYFDNLSRDQVKDMRSYTTGMDYDMDSQYSDERVLRATDTSYSMDESTYTQDRGFRQDDALYRTPDRLQLLEERLVVNKDRFVAGTVEIGKHVETITQRVDVPLQREEVVIERHAVSDGRPVEGDVRLGAGSETMRVDLEAERANIGKQAFVTEEVTVGKRTVTETETHSAEVGREVLDVNQNGDVRLSGDMNSQGMSGDMNNRDGLRDGTLVDDAKQMGRDATNGLRNTQDDTDRKI, encoded by the coding sequence ATGGCACGATTGATTCCCCTGTCCGAGATCACCAGCCGCCACGCCGACGTTCTGGGAAATGACTACTATGATCCCACCGGAAGCACCGCGTACGGCATGAATGGCGAGCGCCTTGGAACGGTGCGTGGCGCCCTGGCTGAGCCCGAGACCGGCCGCATCCGTCATCTGATCGTAGACGCCGGAGGCTGGTTCAGCAGCAAGGAAGTGCTGATTCCTGTCGGGATGGCCCGTATCGAAGGCGACGGCGTGTACTTCGACAACCTGTCACGTGATCAGGTCAAGGACATGCGCAGCTACACCACCGGCATGGACTACGACATGGACTCCCAGTACAGCGACGAGCGTGTGCTGCGGGCGACCGACACGTCCTATTCCATGGACGAGAGCACCTACACCCAGGACCGTGGTTTCCGTCAGGACGATGCCCTGTACCGCACTCCTGACCGCCTGCAGCTGCTCGAAGAGCGCCTGGTCGTGAACAAGGACCGCTTCGTGGCAGGCACCGTAGAGATCGGCAAGCACGTGGAAACCATAACGCAGCGCGTGGACGTTCCCCTGCAGCGCGAAGAAGTGGTCATTGAGCGCCACGCTGTGAGCGACGGCCGTCCGGTCGAAGGCGACGTCCGCCTGGGTGCGGGCAGCGAAACCATGCGTGTGGACCTCGAAGCCGAGCGCGCCAACATTGGCAAGCAGGCCTTCGTGACTGAAGAAGTTACGGTCGGCAAGCGTACGGTGACCGAAACGGAAACCCACAGCGCCGAAGTGGGCCGCGAAGTGCTCGATGTCAACCAGAACGGTGACGTGCGCCTCAGCGGCGACATGAACAGCCAGGGCATGAGCGGTGACATGAACAACCGCGACGGTCTGCGCGACGGCACGCTGGTGGACGATGCCAAGCAGATGGGCCGCGACGCTACCAATGGCCTGCGCAACACCCAAGACGACACCGACCGCAAGATCTGA
- a CDS encoding 2,3-bisphosphoglycerate-independent phosphoglycerate mutase, which yields MSDLLETVRGLAKKTDSKIVLVVLDGIGGLPLSPGGETELASANTPNLDALAQRSELGQLELVGAGITPGSGPGHLSLFGYDPLKYVVGRGALSAVGIGVKLSSGDVAVRGNFATLDGSRTVLDRRAGRPSDEKNAEIVARLRVAIPDIDGTPVEIYTESEHRFVVVFRAGAGEPLGAGISDVDPQATGVAPLTAMAHDAASERTAALVNAFVSRAEEALRAEEQVNGVLFRGYSDVPHFPSFDDAYGLRAACIASYPMYKGLASLVGMDVLPVEGQEDALDGKLAALRDNWDRYDFFYFHVKKTDSTGEDGDFSAKVKKIELFDALLPQLLALNPDVLAIAGDHSTPSRLASHSWHPVPFLIHSEYSRKDVTARYTEEEAQKGSLGLRRGTDLMPLLMAHALKLNKYGA from the coding sequence ATGAGTGACCTTCTGGAGACCGTACGTGGCCTGGCCAAAAAGACCGACAGCAAGATTGTGCTGGTTGTTCTGGACGGAATCGGGGGCCTGCCGCTGAGCCCCGGCGGCGAGACCGAGCTGGCCAGCGCGAACACCCCCAACCTGGACGCCCTGGCCCAGCGCTCGGAACTGGGCCAGCTGGAACTGGTGGGCGCCGGGATCACGCCGGGAAGCGGACCGGGGCACCTGAGCCTGTTCGGTTACGACCCGCTGAAATATGTGGTGGGACGCGGGGCCCTGTCGGCCGTGGGCATCGGCGTGAAACTGAGCAGCGGTGATGTGGCGGTGCGCGGCAACTTCGCCACCCTGGACGGGAGCCGCACCGTGCTCGACCGCCGCGCCGGACGTCCCAGTGACGAGAAGAACGCCGAGATCGTCGCGCGGTTGCGGGTGGCCATTCCGGACATTGACGGCACACCGGTCGAGATCTACACCGAGTCCGAGCACCGTTTCGTGGTGGTGTTCCGCGCCGGCGCAGGGGAGCCGCTGGGGGCAGGCATCAGTGATGTGGACCCCCAGGCGACCGGCGTGGCGCCCCTGACTGCCATGGCCCATGACGCCGCCAGTGAAAGGACAGCCGCACTGGTCAACGCCTTCGTGAGCCGCGCCGAGGAAGCCCTGCGCGCCGAGGAACAGGTCAACGGCGTGCTGTTCCGCGGCTACAGTGACGTGCCTCATTTCCCCAGCTTCGACGATGCCTACGGGTTGCGGGCCGCCTGCATCGCCAGCTACCCGATGTACAAGGGCCTGGCCAGCCTGGTCGGTATGGACGTCCTTCCGGTCGAGGGCCAGGAAGACGCCCTGGACGGTAAGCTTGCGGCCCTGCGTGACAACTGGGACCGGTACGACTTTTTCTACTTTCACGTCAAGAAGACCGACTCCACCGGTGAGGACGGCGATTTCAGCGCCAAGGTCAAGAAGATCGAGCTGTTCGACGCCCTGCTTCCGCAGCTGCTGGCCCTGAACCCCGATGTGCTGGCCATTGCAGGGGACCACAGCACGCCCAGCCGGCTGGCCAGCCATTCCTGGCACCCGGTCCCCTTCCTGATTCACAGCGAATACAGCCGCAAGGACGTCACTGCGCGCTACACCGAGGAGGAAGCCCAGAAGGGCAGCCTCGGCCTGCGGCGCGGGACCGATCTGATGCCGCTGCTGATGGCGCATGCGCTCAAACTCAACAAATACGGCGCCTAA
- a CDS encoding YsnF/AvaK domain-containing protein yields the protein MTDRRPEDEAHVATRLVSDETVPQGMIELRAERLIVNKQREVAGALTFAREVRTETVQVPVELVTEVLVIEHTRGTQAVMLDGQPLQAGERREVVIYSEEALVDKRVVVSEEVNIAKRTITESRTFETTLAHEELVVQESGDVQRLSEPDLPTQR from the coding sequence ATGACAGACCGCCGTCCCGAGGACGAGGCCCATGTGGCCACCCGCCTGGTCAGTGATGAGACTGTGCCCCAGGGCATGATCGAGTTGCGTGCCGAGCGTCTGATCGTCAACAAGCAGCGTGAAGTGGCCGGTGCCCTGACGTTTGCCCGCGAAGTCCGGACCGAGACGGTGCAGGTGCCAGTGGAGCTGGTCACCGAGGTTCTGGTGATCGAGCACACCCGTGGCACCCAGGCCGTCATGCTTGACGGTCAGCCCCTGCAGGCTGGGGAGCGCCGTGAAGTGGTGATCTACAGTGAGGAAGCGCTGGTAGACAAGCGCGTGGTGGTCAGCGAGGAAGTCAATATCGCCAAGCGGACCATCACCGAGAGCCGCACCTTCGAGACCACGCTTGCACATGAGGAACTGGTGGTTCAGGAAAGTGGCGACGTGCAGCGCCTCAGTGAGCCCGACCTTCCCACGCAACGGTGA
- a CDS encoding TerC family protein produces MFGLEMPPITPEFWAILGTLILLEGLLSADNALVLAVMVRHLKGEMQRKALAYGIGGAVVLRILGVLLASFILEYWWLRAFGALYLAWLAISHFIKKTHTADEAEASAKGRGFWPTVVLLNLTDLAFSVDSILAGVALIPRGMPREQGLTIVVMGGIVGLILMRVAATVFLKVLNKYPAFDDVAYALVGWIAVKLGIETLEAAHEVFPAVPTFHMPTVMFWGVMAAIAVIGSYLATRRPAMTDAQAAARAEAIVHHMDETVVDAADGRIDGR; encoded by the coding sequence ATGTTCGGACTCGAAATGCCTCCCATTACGCCCGAATTCTGGGCCATCCTCGGCACTCTGATTCTTCTGGAGGGGCTGCTCTCGGCTGACAACGCGCTGGTGCTGGCCGTCATGGTGCGTCACCTCAAGGGCGAAATGCAGCGCAAGGCGCTGGCATACGGGATCGGTGGTGCGGTGGTGCTGCGTATCCTGGGCGTGCTGCTGGCGAGCTTCATCCTGGAATACTGGTGGCTCAGGGCCTTCGGCGCGCTGTACCTGGCCTGGCTGGCGATCAGCCACTTCATCAAGAAGACCCACACCGCCGATGAAGCGGAAGCTTCGGCCAAGGGGCGGGGCTTCTGGCCGACGGTGGTGCTCCTTAACCTGACCGACCTGGCCTTCAGCGTGGACTCGATCCTGGCTGGCGTGGCGCTGATTCCGCGCGGCATGCCCCGCGAGCAGGGCCTGACCATCGTGGTTATGGGCGGCATTGTCGGCCTGATCCTGATGCGAGTTGCGGCCACGGTGTTCCTGAAAGTGCTCAACAAGTACCCGGCCTTCGACGATGTGGCCTACGCCCTGGTGGGCTGGATTGCCGTGAAGCTCGGGATTGAGACCCTGGAAGCCGCCCACGAGGTCTTTCCCGCGGTTCCCACCTTCCACATGCCCACTGTGATGTTCTGGGGCGTCATGGCGGCCATCGCAGTGATCGGATCGTACCTGGCCACCCGCAGGCCGGCCATGACCGACGCGCAAGCTGCGGCCAGGGCAGAAGCCATCGTGCACCACATGGACGAGACGGTCGTGGACGCTGCAGACGGCCGCATCGACGGGCGCTGA
- a CDS encoding AAA family ATPase: MELVVLMGLPGSGKTTFYRSCFATTHVQVGKDLFPNNRNKARRQQHLLEAALAGGLGVVLDNTNPTMDDRAAPITLAHTYGAAVIGYVFPRDIAGALERNRGREGRARVPDIAIYATAQRWQPPSLDEGFDLLCSVRITLEGHFEISPWNPGG; encoded by the coding sequence ATGGAGCTGGTGGTGCTGATGGGCCTGCCCGGCAGTGGCAAGACAACCTTCTACCGGTCGTGCTTCGCGACCACGCACGTGCAGGTCGGCAAGGACCTGTTCCCCAACAACCGCAACAAGGCCCGGCGCCAGCAGCACCTGCTTGAGGCAGCGCTGGCGGGTGGTCTGGGCGTGGTGCTGGACAACACCAATCCCACCATGGACGACCGTGCCGCTCCTATTACCCTGGCGCACACCTACGGCGCTGCCGTCATCGGATACGTGTTTCCCCGTGACATTGCCGGCGCCCTGGAACGCAACCGTGGGCGTGAGGGCAGGGCCCGCGTCCCGGACATCGCCATCTATGCCACGGCGCAGCGCTGGCAACCGCCCTCCCTGGACGAAGGGTTCGACCTCCTGTGCTCTGTTCGCATCACACTGGAGGGCCACTTCGAGATTTCTCCCTGGAACCCTGGGGGATGA
- the trmH gene encoding tRNA (guanosine(18)-2'-O)-methyltransferase TrmH codes for MATPERYAKILRVLRHRQPTLTVLMDEVNKPHNLSAIIRTCDAVGVLEAHGVPPKGGPLASFSGHTYEATSGSAHKWVPVHSHPDAVSAVRSLQGQGFQVLATHLSQRSVDYREPDYTRPTCVLLGAEKWGVSDETADAADHNIVIPMFGMVQSLNVSVAAATILFEAQRQRLAAGMYAEPQLSPEALDRLAFEWAYPELVPTYHERGQGYPALDQHGQLPA; via the coding sequence ATGGCCACTCCCGAGCGTTATGCCAAGATCCTCCGCGTTCTGCGGCACCGTCAGCCCACGCTGACCGTGCTGATGGACGAGGTGAACAAGCCCCACAACCTCAGCGCGATTATCCGCACCTGTGACGCCGTAGGCGTCCTGGAAGCCCACGGGGTGCCGCCCAAAGGCGGTCCGCTGGCGTCCTTCTCGGGCCACACCTACGAGGCGACCAGCGGCAGCGCCCACAAATGGGTGCCGGTGCATTCGCATCCCGACGCCGTCAGCGCTGTCCGCAGCTTGCAGGGCCAGGGCTTTCAGGTGCTGGCCACCCACCTGTCCCAGCGCAGCGTGGACTACCGCGAGCCGGACTACACCAGACCCACCTGCGTGCTGCTGGGCGCTGAGAAGTGGGGGGTGTCGGACGAGACGGCAGACGCCGCCGACCACAACATCGTGATTCCCATGTTCGGCATGGTGCAGAGCCTGAATGTCTCGGTGGCGGCGGCGACCATTCTGTTCGAGGCCCAGCGCCAGCGGCTGGCCGCCGGCATGTACGCCGAGCCGCAGCTCTCGCCCGAAGCGCTGGACCGTCTGGCGTTCGAGTGGGCCTACCCGGAGCTGGTGCCCACCTACCACGAGCGCGGTCAGGGCTATCCGGCCCTCGATCAGCACGGTCAGCTGCCCGCCTGA